The Methylobacterium currus genome contains a region encoding:
- a CDS encoding NADP-dependent malic enzyme, with protein MSSNISDDLKSGALFYHRHPRPGKLEIQPTKPLGNQRDLALAYSPGVAAACEAIAADPEEAATLTARQNLVAVVSNGTAVLGLGDIGPLASKPVMEGKAVLFKKFAGIDVFDIELNEKNVDKLVDVVAALEPTFGGINLEDIKAPECFEVEERCRARMNIPVFHDDQHGTAIIVAAAVLNGLEFAGKRIADVKIVTSGAGAAALACLNQLVSLGARRENIFVTDIEGVVYKGRDTLMDRWKAVYAQDTQARTLAEVIPGADVFLGLSAGGVLKPEMLERMAEKPLIMALANPYPEIMPNLAEEKRPDAMICTGRSDFPNQVNNVLCFPYIFRGALDVGATTINEAMKAAAVKAIAGLARETPSDVVARAYGGEARPFGPHSLIPSPFDPRLILRIAPAVAQAAMESGVAKRPLPDVQAYTESLDRFVHRSGFIMKPVFTAAKEDPRRVIYAEGEDERVLRAVQAIVEEGLAKPILVGRPNVIETRLKRFGLAIRAGQDFELINPDDDPRYRTYVATYMDLAGRRGITPDAARTLVRTNNAVIGALAVRRGEADALICGLEGRFESKLRVIRDIIGLAPGARDFAALSLIVTSKGAYFLADTHVRPDPSAEEIADVAIACGDTARRFGLSPKIALVSHADFGSFDTASARKMRHALTLLRERAPDLEVDGEMAADTALSQAIRDKVLPGSRLKGEANVLIMPNLDAANIAFQFSKMLADALPVGPLLLGPARPAHILTPSVTARGIVNITAAAVVEAQGQEVLTVEADSNAEAGTPLVSA; from the coding sequence GTGAGCAGCAACATTTCGGACGATCTGAAGAGCGGCGCGCTGTTCTATCACCGTCATCCGAGACCCGGGAAGCTGGAGATCCAGCCGACCAAGCCGCTCGGCAACCAGCGCGACCTCGCGCTCGCCTACTCCCCGGGCGTCGCCGCCGCCTGCGAGGCGATCGCCGCCGATCCGGAGGAGGCCGCGACCCTAACGGCGCGCCAGAACCTCGTCGCGGTGGTCTCGAACGGTACCGCGGTCCTCGGCCTCGGCGATATCGGCCCGCTCGCCTCCAAGCCCGTGATGGAGGGCAAGGCGGTCCTGTTCAAGAAGTTCGCCGGCATCGACGTCTTCGACATCGAGCTCAACGAGAAGAACGTCGACAAGCTCGTCGACGTGGTGGCGGCCCTGGAGCCGACCTTCGGCGGCATCAACCTGGAAGACATCAAGGCGCCGGAGTGCTTCGAGGTCGAGGAGCGCTGCCGGGCGCGGATGAACATCCCGGTCTTCCACGACGACCAGCACGGCACCGCGATCATCGTGGCGGCCGCAGTCCTCAACGGCCTCGAATTCGCCGGCAAGCGGATCGCCGACGTCAAGATCGTCACCTCGGGCGCGGGCGCCGCGGCTCTGGCCTGCCTCAACCAGCTGGTGTCGCTCGGGGCGCGGCGCGAAAACATCTTCGTCACCGACATCGAGGGCGTGGTCTACAAGGGCCGTGACACGCTCATGGACCGCTGGAAGGCGGTCTACGCCCAGGACACCCAGGCCCGCACGCTGGCCGAGGTGATCCCGGGGGCGGATGTCTTTCTCGGCCTCTCGGCCGGCGGCGTGCTGAAGCCCGAGATGCTCGAGCGGATGGCCGAGAAGCCGCTGATCATGGCGCTCGCCAACCCCTATCCGGAGATCATGCCGAATCTCGCCGAGGAGAAGCGGCCGGACGCGATGATCTGCACCGGCCGGTCGGACTTCCCGAACCAGGTCAACAACGTCCTGTGCTTCCCCTACATCTTCCGGGGCGCGCTCGATGTCGGGGCGACCACGATCAACGAGGCGATGAAGGCGGCGGCCGTGAAGGCGATCGCCGGGCTCGCCCGCGAGACCCCGTCCGACGTCGTCGCCCGCGCCTATGGCGGCGAGGCGCGGCCCTTCGGCCCCCATTCCCTGATCCCGAGCCCGTTCGATCCGCGGCTGATCCTGCGCATCGCGCCCGCCGTGGCGCAGGCCGCCATGGAGTCCGGCGTCGCCAAGAGGCCCCTGCCGGACGTGCAGGCCTATACCGAGTCCCTCGACCGGTTCGTGCACCGCTCCGGCTTCATCATGAAGCCGGTCTTCACTGCGGCCAAGGAGGATCCGCGCCGGGTCATCTACGCCGAGGGCGAGGACGAGCGGGTGCTGCGCGCCGTCCAGGCGATCGTCGAGGAGGGGCTGGCCAAGCCCATCCTGGTCGGCCGTCCGAACGTGATCGAGACCCGCCTGAAGCGCTTCGGCCTCGCCATCCGGGCCGGCCAGGACTTCGAGCTGATCAACCCGGACGACGACCCGCGCTACCGCACCTACGTCGCCACCTACATGGACCTCGCCGGGCGCCGCGGCATCACGCCGGACGCGGCCCGCACGCTGGTGCGCACCAACAACGCGGTGATCGGCGCGCTCGCCGTGCGCCGGGGCGAGGCCGACGCGCTGATCTGCGGCCTGGAAGGCCGGTTCGAGAGCAAGCTGCGGGTGATCCGCGACATCATCGGGCTCGCGCCGGGCGCCCGGGACTTCGCGGCGCTCAGCCTGATCGTCACCTCGAAGGGCGCCTACTTCCTGGCCGACACCCATGTGCGGCCCGACCCCAGCGCCGAGGAGATCGCCGACGTCGCCATCGCCTGCGGCGACACCGCCCGCCGCTTCGGCCTGTCGCCGAAGATCGCGCTGGTCAGCCACGCCGATTTCGGCTCGTTCGACACGGCGTCGGCCCGCAAGATGCGCCACGCCCTCACCCTGCTGCGCGAGCGCGCCCCCGACCTCGAGGTCGACGGCGAGATGGCGGCCGACACCGCCCTGTCGCAGGCGATCCGCGACAAGGTATTGCCGGGCTCGCGCCTCAAGGGCGAGGCCAACGTGCTGATCATGCCGAACCTGGACGCGGCCAACATCGCGTTCCAGTTCTCGAAGATGCTCGCCGACGCGCTGCCGGTGGGCCCGCTGCTGCTCGGGCCGGCGCGGCCCGCCCACATCCTCACCCCGTCGGTGACCGCGCGCGGCATCGTCAACATCACGGCCGCGGCCGTGGTCGAGGCGCAGGGGCAGGAGGTGCTGACCGTCGAGGCCGACAGCAATGCGGAGGCGGGGACGCCGCTGGTGTCGGCGTAA